A single genomic interval of Streptomyces sp. NBC_00663 harbors:
- a CDS encoding ABC transporter ATP-binding protein, producing the protein MTVTAHPVIELAGVGKSYGDVAALVEADLVVHRGEMLAVVGPSGSGKSTMLNIMGTLDRPTSGTVAIAGHPVDSLNDRELSALRAGTIGFVFQQFHLAAGVPALDSVADGLLYSGRPRRERRRLAEVALRRVGLGHRLDHEPQQLSGGEKQRVAIARAVVGDPPLLLADEPTGALDSRSGTVVMELLHELHEAGTTVVVITHDRDIAGSLPREVRVRDGRIEHDSGSPGPRALAHTGVER; encoded by the coding sequence GGGGTCGGCAAGTCGTACGGGGACGTGGCCGCCCTGGTCGAGGCGGACCTGGTGGTCCACCGCGGCGAGATGCTCGCGGTCGTCGGCCCCTCGGGCTCGGGCAAGTCCACCATGCTCAACATCATGGGCACCCTGGACCGGCCCACCTCGGGGACGGTGGCGATCGCCGGGCACCCGGTGGACTCCCTCAACGACCGTGAGCTGTCGGCGCTGCGGGCCGGCACTATCGGCTTCGTCTTCCAGCAGTTCCATCTCGCCGCCGGGGTGCCCGCGCTGGACAGCGTGGCGGACGGTCTGCTGTACAGCGGACGGCCGCGCCGTGAGCGGCGCCGGCTCGCCGAGGTGGCGCTGCGCAGGGTGGGCCTGGGGCACCGGCTCGACCACGAGCCGCAGCAGCTGTCCGGCGGTGAGAAGCAGCGGGTGGCGATCGCCCGCGCGGTGGTCGGCGATCCGCCGCTGCTGCTGGCCGACGAGCCGACCGGCGCGCTGGACTCCCGCTCGGGGACGGTGGTGATGGAGCTGCTCCACGAGCTGCACGAGGCCGGGACGACGGTCGTCGTCATCACCCACGACCGGGACATCGCGGGGTCCCTGCCGCGCGAGGTCAGGGTGCGGGACGGCCGGATCGAGCACGACTCGGGATCACCGGGGCCCCGGGCCCTGGCGCACACGGGGGTGGAGCGATGA
- a CDS encoding ABC transporter permease — protein sequence MSTAYSALPAERQRPWADLPPPPRPRAARLSLSDVARVGGWGLRSRPMRVFLSALGIAIGIAAMIGVVGISTSSTNDLNKQLAALGTNLLTVAPGTTMTGDNAHLSDDAVAMITNRPEVISASATGTTDAKLYRNDRVPAVESGGLTVSAARTDLLRSIGGKIVDGRWLNEANSRYPAVVLGAETARSLGIHRAGTDVQVWLGNRWFTVVGLLAPNELLPALDTQAFVGWTVAEKELSFDGYPTTVYTRAKDEDVEKVHSVLGPTVSPEDPNEVNVSRPSDALAAKHAADKSLSGLLLGLGGVALLVGGVGVANTMVISVLERRSEIGLRRSLGATRGQIRIQFLAEALLLSGLGGVGGVLLGIGVTDGYAAYQGWAALVPLWAMAGGLAATLAIGGLAGFYPAVRAARLPPTEALATN from the coding sequence ATGAGTACGGCGTATTCGGCGCTGCCGGCCGAACGGCAGCGGCCCTGGGCCGATCTGCCCCCGCCGCCGCGTCCCCGGGCGGCCCGGCTGAGCCTGTCGGACGTGGCCCGGGTGGGCGGCTGGGGTCTGCGGTCGCGGCCCATGCGGGTCTTCCTGTCCGCCCTCGGTATCGCGATCGGGATCGCGGCGATGATCGGCGTGGTGGGTATCTCCACCTCGTCGACGAACGATCTGAACAAGCAGTTGGCGGCCCTCGGCACCAATCTGCTCACGGTCGCCCCGGGCACCACCATGACGGGCGACAACGCCCATCTGTCCGACGACGCCGTCGCCATGATCACGAACCGGCCCGAGGTGATCTCGGCCTCCGCGACGGGCACCACGGACGCGAAGCTCTACCGCAACGACCGGGTGCCGGCGGTGGAGTCGGGCGGTCTGACGGTCAGCGCGGCCCGTACCGACCTGCTGCGTTCCATCGGCGGGAAGATCGTCGACGGCCGCTGGCTCAACGAGGCCAACAGCCGCTACCCCGCCGTGGTGCTGGGCGCGGAGACCGCGCGGAGCCTCGGCATCCACCGGGCCGGGACGGATGTCCAGGTGTGGCTCGGCAACCGCTGGTTCACCGTGGTCGGTCTGCTGGCCCCCAACGAACTGCTGCCCGCCCTTGACACCCAGGCTTTCGTGGGCTGGACGGTGGCGGAGAAGGAACTGTCCTTCGACGGCTATCCGACGACCGTCTACACGCGGGCGAAGGACGAGGACGTCGAGAAGGTGCACAGCGTGCTGGGCCCGACGGTCTCCCCGGAGGACCCCAACGAGGTCAATGTCTCCCGCCCCTCCGACGCGCTGGCCGCCAAGCACGCCGCGGACAAGTCGCTGAGCGGGCTGCTGCTCGGCCTCGGCGGGGTCGCGCTGCTGGTCGGCGGGGTCGGGGTGGCCAACACGATGGTCATCTCGGTGCTGGAACGCCGCTCGGAGATCGGACTGCGCCGCTCGCTCGGTGCGACCCGGGGCCAGATCAGGATCCAGTTCCTCGCCGAGGCGCTGCTGCTGTCCGGGCTCGGTGGTGTGGGCGGTGTGCTCCTTGGCATCGGGGTGACCGACGGCTACGCCGCCTACCAGGGCTGGGCCGCCCTGGTGCCGCTGTGGGCGATGGCCGGGGGACTGGCCGCCACGCTCGCCATCGGCGGGCTGGCCGGCTTCTACCCCGCGGTCCGAGCGGCCCGGCTCCCTCCGACGGAGGCCCTCGCGACCAACTAG
- a CDS encoding MbtH family protein — MANPFDDEDGAFLVLVNRENQHSLWPAFAEIPNGWRLVFGEASRKECLAYVEESWTDLRPQSLIDAMKETEAAR; from the coding sequence ATGGCAAACCCGTTCGATGATGAAGACGGGGCCTTTCTGGTGCTCGTGAACAGGGAGAATCAGCACTCGTTGTGGCCTGCATTCGCTGAAATTCCGAATGGCTGGCGGCTCGTTTTCGGAGAGGCCTCGCGCAAGGAATGCCTCGCCTATGTGGAGGAGAGCTGGACGGATCTCCGTCCGCAGAGCCTCATCGACGCGATGAAGGAGACCGAGGCGGCCCGCTAG